From Bacillus sp. Bos-x628, the proteins below share one genomic window:
- the fur gene encoding ferric iron uptake transcriptional regulator has protein sequence MENRIDRIKKQLHSSSYKLTPQREATVRVLLENEEDHLSAEDVYLLVKEKSPEIGLATVYRTLELLTELKVVDKINFGDGVSRYDLRKEGAAHFHHHLVCMECGTVDEIEEDLLEDVEEMIERDWKFKIKDHRLTFHGICHRCHDDQSGK, from the coding sequence ATGGAAAATCGTATTGATCGGATTAAGAAACAGCTTCATTCTTCCAGCTATAAGCTCACGCCACAGCGTGAAGCAACAGTTAGAGTACTACTTGAGAATGAAGAAGACCATTTAAGTGCAGAAGATGTATACCTCCTCGTAAAAGAGAAGTCTCCTGAAATTGGTCTTGCTACTGTTTATCGGACGTTAGAATTACTAACTGAATTGAAAGTTGTTGATAAAATTAACTTTGGAGACGGCGTTTCGCGATATGATCTTCGTAAAGAAGGTGCCGCTCACTTCCATCATCACCTTGTCTGCATGGAATGCGGAACAGTTGATGAGATTGAAGAAGATTTATTAGAAGATGTGGAAGAAATGATCGAACGTGATTGGAAATTTAAAATTAAGGATCATCGATTGACATTCCATGGCATTTGCCATCGTTGTCATGATGATCAATCCGGCAAATAA
- a CDS encoding YqzK family protein — translation MMKWLKTTGEVIKVFILFTGFTVLFYYAMIWINSEYESYHRYDKPEGAAIKVMEMDQPNRDNWQSRLIYFYQNGE, via the coding sequence ATCATGAAATGGCTCAAAACAACAGGTGAAGTGATAAAAGTATTTATCTTGTTCACTGGTTTTACCGTCCTGTTCTATTATGCTATGATATGGATAAATTCAGAATATGAAAGCTATCATCGCTATGACAAACCAGAAGGTGCAGCGATTAAAGTGATGGAAATGGATCAGCCGAATCGAGACAACTGGCAAAGTCGATTGATTTATTTTTATCAAAACGGGGAGTAG
- the xerD gene encoding site-specific tyrosine recombinase XerD, translating to MNDQLSDFIHFLTVERGLSENTIVSYKRDLQNYLSFLMTHEQLKDVNDVTRIHIIHYLKQLKDEGKSSKTSVRHLSSIRSFHQFLLREKVTTDDPSWNIETQKTERTLPKVLSLHEVEKLLDTPKQHTPFDYRDKAMLELLYATGIRVSEMLDLTLSDVHLTMGFIRCFGKGRKERIVPIGEAAASAIKVYLEKGRSKLLKKQTADALFLNHHGKKMSRQGFWKNLKKRAIEAGIQKELTPHTLRHSFATHLLENGADLRAVQEMLGHADISTTQIYTHVTKTRLKDVYHKYHPRA from the coding sequence TTGAACGATCAATTATCCGACTTTATTCATTTTTTGACAGTGGAGAGAGGACTCTCTGAAAATACCATTGTCTCTTATAAAAGAGATTTACAGAATTACTTGTCTTTTTTAATGACGCATGAGCAGTTAAAGGATGTAAATGATGTGACGCGAATACATATCATTCATTATTTAAAGCAGCTAAAAGATGAAGGAAAATCAAGTAAAACGTCCGTGCGGCATTTATCGTCCATTCGTTCCTTTCATCAATTTTTACTTCGGGAAAAAGTGACAACAGATGATCCATCTTGGAACATTGAAACACAAAAAACAGAGCGGACATTGCCTAAAGTTCTTTCATTGCATGAGGTAGAAAAGCTTCTGGATACACCAAAGCAGCACACGCCATTTGACTATCGGGATAAAGCCATGCTAGAGCTTTTATATGCAACAGGCATTCGTGTGAGTGAAATGCTCGATCTGACACTTTCTGATGTTCATCTGACAATGGGATTTATCCGCTGTTTTGGAAAAGGGAGAAAAGAACGAATTGTGCCAATTGGTGAAGCGGCTGCAAGTGCGATAAAGGTGTATTTAGAAAAAGGAAGAAGCAAGCTACTAAAAAAGCAGACTGCTGATGCGTTATTTTTGAATCATCACGGCAAAAAGATGTCAAGACAAGGATTTTGGAAGAATCTAAAGAAACGAGCGATTGAAGCAGGCATTCAAAAGGAATTGACGCCCCATACGCTCAGACATTCATTTGCTACACATCTGCTTGAAAATGGTGCTGATCTAAGAGCAGTACAGGAGATGCTTGGGCATGCGGATATCTCGACCACACAAATTTATACGCATGTCACGAAAACAAGATTGAAAGATGTGTATCACAAATACCATCCGAGGGCATAA
- the deoB gene encoding phosphopentomutase: protein MPDYQYKRIFLIVMDSVGIGEAPDAADFNDVGADTLGHIAEKMNGLHMPNMGKLGLSHIREIKGIPADEKPLAYYGKMQEASNGKDTMTGHWEIMGLYIDTPFKVFPDGFPDELLNQLKEKTGRGIIGNKPASGTEILDELGEEHMKTGDLIVYTSADSVLQIAAHEEVVPLEELYRICEIARELTLDEKYMVGRIIARPFVGEPGAFVRTPNRHDYALKPFDRTVMNELKDDGLDVIAIGKISDIYDGEGITSSLRTKSNMDGMDKLIETLKTDFTGLSFLNLVDFDALYGHRRDPEGYGKALEEFDARLPEVFERLKEDDLLVITADHGNDPIHHGTDHTREYVPLIVYSKKHQEAHQLPTAKTFADIGATIADNFHSAMPKYGTSFLSKLK from the coding sequence ATGCCTGATTATCAGTATAAACGCATTTTCCTCATTGTGATGGATTCAGTAGGGATTGGTGAAGCACCAGATGCTGCTGACTTTAACGATGTAGGTGCAGATACACTTGGACATATTGCAGAAAAAATGAATGGGCTTCATATGCCAAATATGGGTAAACTTGGTCTAAGTCATATTAGAGAAATCAAAGGAATTCCAGCGGACGAAAAACCGCTTGCGTATTATGGAAAAATGCAAGAAGCATCAAACGGTAAAGATACGATGACAGGACACTGGGAAATCATGGGTCTTTACATAGACACACCGTTCAAAGTATTTCCAGACGGCTTTCCAGATGAACTATTAAATCAATTAAAAGAAAAAACAGGGCGAGGCATTATCGGAAATAAACCAGCCTCTGGCACAGAAATCCTTGATGAGCTTGGCGAAGAGCATATGAAAACAGGTGATTTAATTGTTTATACATCTGCTGATTCTGTCTTGCAAATTGCTGCCCACGAAGAAGTTGTGCCATTAGAAGAGCTTTACCGCATTTGTGAAATTGCACGAGAACTAACGTTAGATGAAAAATATATGGTAGGGCGTATTATCGCTCGTCCGTTTGTTGGAGAGCCGGGTGCATTTGTCCGGACCCCAAACCGTCACGATTATGCCTTAAAACCATTTGATCGGACAGTCATGAATGAGCTGAAAGATGACGGGCTAGATGTCATTGCCATTGGTAAAATTTCTGATATTTATGATGGTGAAGGAATTACATCGTCTCTCAGGACAAAATCAAATATGGATGGTATGGACAAGCTGATTGAGACGCTTAAAACAGATTTTACAGGATTAAGCTTTTTGAACCTTGTCGATTTTGATGCACTTTATGGGCATAGAAGAGACCCAGAGGGCTACGGAAAGGCATTAGAGGAATTTGACGCACGACTTCCTGAAGTGTTTGAACGATTAAAAGAAGATGACTTGCTCGTTATTACAGCAGATCATGGGAATGACCCGATCCATCATGGAACAGACCATACAAGAGAATATGTTCCGCTTATTGTATACAGCAAAAAACATCAAGAAGCTCATCAACTGCCAACAGCCAAAACCTTTGCTGACATTGGCGCAACGATAGCAGATAATTTCCATTCAGCGATGCCTAAATACGGAACAAGCTTTTTATCCAAACTCAAATAG